The Vigna radiata var. radiata cultivar VC1973A chromosome 6, Vradiata_ver6, whole genome shotgun sequence DNA segment TCAGAAGTGGAATGTTAAGTATGGCCACTATGGATATGAATGTAGATCATGGAAGTGCTACAATTGTGGTAAGCTCGGTCATACTATTAAATACTGTCGAGCCgagaagaaaagtgagagaaacTTTCttacagaaaaagaagaagatgaagaagatatgGGAATTTTGTTGACGTCAAGGGGGAGACGAATCTCGTTACTGAAGATGGTAAAGAAGAGTGTGGAATCTTGTTGATGGCAAAGAGCTCGTATGCAATGGACATGGAGAGCCCGATCCCAACAATGGATGAAGTGATCTCAATAAAGGATGCAACAATTATGGAGAAAGAAAATTTGGAGAAAGaacttaaagaaaaagatggagaGATTCAGCGAATAGGGAGGCTTCTAGATGAAGCgaatgaaattatgaatgaaCAGAAGATTGAGCTTGAGGAGCTGAAGAAGACGCCTcttgaaaaagaagataaaatatctAGTGTTCTTGAActagaggaagaggaagatgaagatgttgagaagaatgcaatgaagaTGTCAGTCAAGATTGTTGAGAAATCGCCAAAGATCAAACATGAGTTTGTTAAGGTTATTGAGAAGTCAGACATAACAAAGTCAGTCAAAACATTAAAGAGGTCAACCAAGGTAAAAGACAAGAAGgccaaaaggaaaaagaagaagtcaaATGTGATTAAAAGAAGCAAACCCGGAATGGGATGATGCacatggaaaaaagaaaaagaatttaagtttatgggagagttttgttaaataaacttaaattaaaaaaaaggatttatttgtttattcagGTTTAGTTACAATAATAACTAGGTaggagatttattattttaaaagttcgATTATTAAGGAGATATTTTAGCTTTTCTGTTTAGggactaattttaaattttatttgacattGTGTAAGTGGCTATTTAATAGCCTTTATCTCACTTAATAAAGTGAAACACATATTTTacagagaaaatatatttttgtgccTGAGATTATTGTAACATTTTCTGAGTctgggtttttgattttttattctgACCTTTTCTCCTCTCTCATACCATATGTTCTCTCCCTTAGTCTTTCAACTCCATATGTTCTATggtattattttgtgattattattatatggtTTATGACTATATTTTGGAATCTTACATTATTTTAGTGGcttgtaaatttatatttattaaaaagtgagttttaagcctattttaatcttaaaagaccgacttgtaaggtgaagtttgcacccctatttatatattataaatttacctTATTTCTAATCGATGTGAAACTTCGAACAATATTAGTGAGAAGATCCtgaatatcttattttataatattttttgttattaaaaatagaaaaaagagataaaatgagaaaaatgaaaaaatgatattaattataaatagacaaatcttatgttataaattaattttatagttaaattgaatttaaagacGTATTGAAATAGGTTAAACCCCTTTAGTTGTTCTTATTTATGTAGGTTTTTCTCAGTTTGATCCccgtttttttaaaattctcaattgagtcctaaATAATgctaatttgaatcaattaagtCTCTGTCGTTAAATTAACTTAACGGGGTTAAGTTTTTAATGAGGTGGAAGGTTGACGTGTCAACTTTTTAAACATGGCATTCTCAAATATTTATGTCTGGcgtttcatataaaaaaatgttttaaaaatagtattgcGCTTGCAGATTAAAAACCAGAAATCCAGAGGTATGAAGCACATCACTGCCAATAGTGGCAGCTTTAGAGGAATAAGGTAAGGCCTTTCAATGGAGGGGGACTTCTACCTCAACCAAAGAAACGACGCAAACTCCAACAACATCCTCAAACTGTACAAGAAATTCGTCGAAGAAATGATGTCGGTGAAGTCCATCTAAAACACACCAATAGATATCAAAGTCGATAACAGAATCCCCAACAAAGGCGTGTCGAACCACTTTGACCTAACTTCGAAAAACTTAGGCAGAATCCCGATCTCCGCCATGCCTAGAACCTGGTATGCGTTGCTGCTCAACTAGGCCTCGAAAAGACCAATTGTCGATAAACTAGGAAAAAAGGAACATAATAAACCAATAATCCTTAACAAAtagcaaaaaatatattaaagacaAAATTCCAGTGTACGCTAGCATCGACACTAGGAGGAGTAGGGCCTCCTGCGTCAGCAGCTCCTGGTTGGTTGTAAAACGATTGACCAAGCTGCATAACTTCCTAATTGAGGGAAGCCATGGCATCCTTAATAGCTTGTGTCGAACCCCCAAAATTGCGTCTTTAAGCTCCCTAGTTTTGCTTCAACCTTCTCTTTCACAGGTCCAAGGACCTTGTCTCCAAGCTTTTTCAATTGTTTCTCTGTCTGGTACTCCACAGAATCTGCATGATTCTTAGTGTCAATTGCGTCCCTCTTCTCTTTGTCTTCCTTTGAAAATTTCTCAACTTCCTTCACCATTCTCTCCACCTGTATTTCATTCCGCAGACAGCATTAAGCATTCCTACCTCAAAACCCCCTCCCATAATCATAAAATTGGTGTTTCTTTCATATAATTAATGCAAAAGAAGTTTCTTTTGTATAATTAATACAAAGAAAATCGGAGATCATCGTGCCAGACTCCTCTAAGGTCATCGACGACAACACCAACTACCGGTTTTCAACCTTCTTCTGTAGGAAAATCGGCATCAGTCGGAGATCGAGATTCGGTATCACCTGAAGCTTCACCGGCTCCTTCAACCGCTTGCGTTTGTTGGCGAAGGAGGCTCTGGTGTTTGTAAAGCCATAAGTTGGGTTCGAGTCTCGAATTCTCCAAATGTCGGAGCATGCAACTTCCAATGTCTCGTCGACAGCGGCAACGAGAAAGGCGAGTCTCATGAGCTCCGGCATGAGCCTGAGCGTACCCCCACGAAGCACAATCTCGACGGCCGCCTAACAGATGTGCCAATTTCTGGTCCAGAGAAGACagtaaagaaagtaaaaaaaaatctaataggCCTTTGACTTTCTGGAACGTTGGAAATGAAAGACATGAGGTCAGCGCGGCCAAAGAATTTGGCAATGACGGTGGCATGGCCTTGAGCTTCGGAGGTTTCGATCAACTGCAAACAAGGAAGCAATACAcaggatttttattttcaaaatgtttttttcatcaaatttcacaTGAGAATACCACGTTTCAAAAAATGGCCACGTCACTGGTCAACTTCATAAGAACTTAActttgttaattaaatttaacggTAAGGGttgaattgattcaaattgacacttttaaggactcaattggagaTTCTAATAAAAAGGGGATTAAAATGGGAAAAACCCACAAAAAGAGGGACaactaaagggtttaaacctattgaaatatttcatccattaaaactaaattcaatAAAGTTTTAGCTTTAACCAGAGTCATCATTGAaggttttaaaatttgtaacaatttaaaataattaaaaggatCTTGTACTATGCCCCGGTGAACGATCAGCTAAGAAGAATCTGGGGCCAAAACAAGCAACCGACCGACGGTCAGACAAACACTAATCAGGAAAGGTAAAAATCATTAATGGCCAATTAATAGGTTTAATGACCATATTAAATGCGAATATAcgctatttatgagtgattgatGGGTCATATTGCACaagaatatgatattaatggacaattaacagatcttattgaatttgtttgtcTAATTGTAATTGACATGTGGTAATGCTCCTCGTTTGCAGCTATCATGGGGAAAAAACCTGTTCGTGATTGGTTTAGGATCACTGTTGAGAAGGGAAGTCAGGGGGGGTACTTCCCTTGCTAGATCGAGAGATGCTTTTGTTCTAATGCCTACTGTTGAGAAGACCACTATTCCGCAACATACCGATTGGCCGCCATCACCTGACATGGCCTTCATGGAGGAGCGTCCCTTTGTGAGGAAACGTAAGGAAAGTCAACCGACAGAGAACCCGAAGACCTCCAAGAAAACCAAAGACTCTGAGGAGCAGACTGACCGTCAAGTTGATCGCCCCATTCCCGGCGACATGTGGTGTCTGGCTTTCAACATTGGACACAAGATCATTTTAATCTTGACGAAGCCAAGAAGAAAGTGGTAAAAGGTATGGTCGAGCAAAAGATGGCCAAGATTGCTATGGAACTTACGTGCCGGACGGCGATAGCTACCTGACATCTGGCATATGCTTCTGATAAGGGTATCCTAAGAACCGAGCTGGAATGGGTCAAGACACAGCTGAACGAGGTAACTACTGTCCACTCTTACTGTGAGCAGAAACATAAAGAGGCTGAAAAGGTAATAGCTGAAGGTCGTGTGATTTTGTGGGACCGAGAAACTAACTTAGCTGACGCGTCTTTGTCTCCTTTGGCTATCTACACCGCTTTCCTATGATCTGGATAGCTCGCTTTGGCTatctttatcaatatctttgattattttactcTTTGCTGGATTATTAGCCCAATAAATTAAATACCGGCCCAACTGTGGCCCAACATCACTTAGCCTGGTTTGACCTGGTGTTGACCAATGCTACTACAGTGGTTAGATCGACCGGTTCTAGATACTAACCGTTTGACCTAGATATCGTACTAtacaaaaagtaattttaatttatccgcaaaactaattttcttatatatgaaagaattaGGATCTAGTGTATAATTAGATTAATGTAGTTGTAAATATCACAAATTacataactataaaaataatgaaatatagaaGGAGTTTTTTTTTGGGACGATTTCAAAAACCTCCACTAATTTCTTactgttttaataaataattatagttaagttttatttttttttaattaatttttctgaCAGTTTAATAAGCAAAAccacaattaaattttttctttatttttttttaaattaatttctggCCGTTAggtgttataatattttagggTTTACTGCATCATGTTCTTCACTTCGCCGCctcacttttccttcttcttcgtcttcactttttccttcttcttcacttcgCATCTTcgatttttcttcttccacaaACTCTTCAAATTAGAGGCTATTCACTTTTTTCTTCACAAGCTCTTTAAATTTTCTCTTTCCATACTCTAACCTCTTCCGAAAACCCTAGAAACTAGGAAACGTCGTTACATTCACTTTAGGATCGGGCCTGTGAGGAGACTTTATTCATGTTGGAGGAAATGTGGCGGTCCAACTCACTAGCCTTGCGATGGACGTAATTGAGGAGCTCGCCTGAGACCTGTTGTACACCAAAGCCACCACGGCCTTAACGGCCTCTTCTACGGTGTTAACACCGATCTTCAGAGGGTCACTATGTTCCTTAGCATAATGAGTAGAGGATGGCGCAACACATGAGAACCTGAAAAGTTGCAAATTGCACGAATTCAAGATACTTGGGTTCTTGATCTTCTTTTATCTCATTCTGCAAgattaaatcaattcaaaaccctaaataaaCCATATGGAAAATGGAACCCTCTCATCTTTAAAATTCAATCAATACTCTTTTTTGTAGCTAAACTTTAATAATTGTAATGGTTGTGAAATGCCTTAATactcttttttttaacattacttGGTGGTTCGGTGTATATTGgtaaatcttaaattttatatttttatcttaataatttttttaaatttttttttataatatgttacatgtcattattttattgacctgtttaaatttaaataaatatgtgaaTAGCTTTCAATTAGTCCTTTTCCTATATTCTTATTGTGTATTTCTATCTTTTCAGATTAAACAAAAagattaacaaataaaaatactaatgcTACAACTAGTCCTCTATAGCTTACCCTGCGACAGGTCCAATTGAAGAAAGTCTTATGACTAATCCAAAAACAATAACAGAAACCACATAAATAATTGGATTTATCAAAATTTCCTTGTAACCTAcgtataaaagaaagaaataattaataaaaaaaattgttaaaagaacatttttcttttatatttttaaaattttattttgctctAAGGGCATAAATATCTTGTTGGATACCTTTCTTCCAATTAAGCTTTTGGACCAGAATTTAAAGATTGAACATAACACAGACATCCAAAGACTCTAGGCTCTTTATAATCAAAAGCTTTGTTGTATAATTTCTCATAAGGTGTAAGATTATTGAGAAAAGGAGTAGGAGCATTGTTAATCACAGACTTTAATCTGTAGCCAACCCTAAATCTGTGATGATTCCTATCCCTTCCCTTGGTGTCAACTCTTTTTTTTGTACAATGTTAATTTATTGttctctaaatttttataaGCATGTTATATTAATTCAAACGTGATTTTGTATGGTGACTTAATTTACAGATTTAACTGTGTCAGTTATTACTATCTTCAGTACATTGTATGGAATATGGATATAAGATATGGAAGGTCAGGAATCATCCTCTCTTAAACAACCCTTACCATTGTTTTAATTCCTTTCACTGTTTATATCTGATTATGTTACTTTTTGATTAAAGTGTGAAGGTCTTCCGTTGTTAATTACAAAGTGTTAATCCATTTTATTCTCAAGAATGCCCTCAATATAATGATTTTGcatcattaattttataaatcagAGTTTGTTATAGTTATGCatcattcattttattaaacGTTCCGGTgttaatataaacataattgtATTACTTTTTCTTCAGCTGGACTTGTAACAAAATGCTTTGCTGTTCAAAAATACAAACCCAAAATTACATAATAGGAATGGCAAATTAGAATTTCCCAAACTGGGTGTATAAATTACTGAAAATAACGTACATGGatacaaacataaaaacataaatttaacacATGTCAAATTCAATCTTAAAtgtaaaaacacattttaaaaggAAAGACCAGATATCCACACctaatttttcttctattgCTTTTGATAATTTTTCTGTCATAGCTGGTGAAAAGTAGTTTACCCAATCTCCTATTTCACCCTTCCGAAATAGGTATTTTTTCTCAATGTTCCTGTCAAATGTTCCAGATTTATTCACTTCTagaatcttcattttctcaaaactGCATAAGTTCCTTATGCTTTCAATCACTCCGTTACTTTCCTCTTCTTCTGTGAAAGGACAGTCCAAGAATTCTGCAACTCTTCTCACGTAAAAATTGGCATCTTCTTTAAGTTCTTCATACTTCAAGAACAGAACCTTGTTTGGTGTTGCTATGCTCTCTTTCCAGTAACCTAACATATGCTCCCAAGTCGGACCAAACCCGACTATTCCCTTGCAGTACTTTTCTAAAGCTTCCTCTATCGTTAGTTCATGCAAAGAGCCTGACTTTGTTTTATTGAAGAAGGTCCAAGAAGAAACGAATGCGTCAAATGGGTTTCTGCAGATATAAAGTATCTTACAGTTGGATTCCTTGATTGAGTTGGAGAGGGAAGGGAATTGAATGTGAGTACCAAAAACTCTTGGTTCAGTGATATTGGAGAGGTAAGAAAGCTTGTGTTGGATGTTATCACCATGAAAGATGAAGTCAAGGAAAGGAACAAGTTCATGAGAATTGGAAGTGAGTAATGGATGGTTATCAGAACATGAGAATCGTTTTCTGTTGACAATAGAAAAAGTAAGGGCTTTCAACCAAGTAGTTCCTGATTTTGGAAAGCTGGCAACAATAACATCACTATCTTTTGCCTTAAAGtggttttgaaaattgattacACCTTGAAAATGAGTTGATGGACACCaaaagtgttgaaaaagatAGAGATGGCGTGATCCCCAACCCCTCTCTTTGGGAAGGGGTAGAAGGAGCTTCTCTTTTTCATATGCTTGAAGCCCTTCCGTTAAAGCCATTGGAAGCTATAGCTATAGAATCAGAACGATAACTTAGAACTGAAAATGGTTGATGATAATTCACCTTAATGAGGGATAtctttgttagcaaaatgatgaagatgaagttttgatgatgcccaaatcaagtcaagatttatcaagattcatgaagatcctttgaagacttatttttgttatgaaaaacttttgtaataattgtagtttattgtttaggacttagatttgtagtaggtttagATTCATGTACCTTTATACTTTGTATTTGCTGTTTAGAATCGAAACTTCTCGGTTTCAATTGATTAATccctgatataatcgattaaaatcgctgCAGAAGCCATAACCCaatcagctttggaataatcgattaaagcaagttttaatcgattagttaatcgattaatcttgagaataatcgattaatactagccgttggaggtttctgatttgaaaaactagccgttgtacttattttaatcNattaacactaatattaatcgattaaatgcgttaaatggccaatTTCGtaaaatggaagagtatttgctaGAGTCTATAAATAGGTTCTCTTTatacatcaacaacaactcttcccttgtgctcaaatactcagaactcgttgagaattgtgtgctcttTCTCAgttaaggaaactcttgtctgtggtgctggtgTATTGCTACTACagtgacagaggaatagctggttcatccttaatgcgtctgaggaggtgtgtggaagaggatcatccttcgtgaagtattcagaggaggtgtctcatcctttgtgaagattcaaatgaggtgcaggttcatctcttgtggtatcaagagaggtggtttctaaactcttacaaattgtttctttgtgattgtaatttgtaattgttttgtgcttagtgaactgtttatctcagtttgagataagcgactggacatAGGATTGGtgagatccgaaccagtataaaagtcatctgtgcaaatttctctcaaccttactcttgttatttatttttattatttgtttagtaagacaaattgagtagaaattaaaagacacacgtttatattaaaacccctcTTAGTTTGTTATTCTatgctaacaattccgctgcagccgctTTGACAATCTTTTATAGCATCAACTAGTGGTTCAAGTTCAAGATAAATATTACTTATCGAAtctcaataataattaaaaaaattagaaaaactaaTAAGTAAAATTCgtttagaaaaccaaatgttaGCCATAAGAAtataaatcattaatttattaaataatatccacaaattaattacattcttcgaatcttttaaaattttcgtttaaataatcataaatcatcCGAACCaatatacttatatattattggATTATGATAACTAACTTTTTCACAATAGATTatgtgttactattttattgattcataaatttgaaacggaccaatcacaagttaccacataaattgtaaaaaaattgtcaaaaaaattgttaaaaagacatttttaacCATAGAGGTTATTTTCGTCCATAGACAGCGGTTCTTGAACCGAGACATATACAAGTGAGGTAAAAAGTTTACACTTTTATGCCTCGGTTATGAACTGAGGCAAAAAGGTAGAGGATTTCGCCTTGGTTCAAAGGGAACCGATGCAgtagatttttcattttttttcacaggactttatgcctcggttcccTCTAAACCGAGCAGTATGTCCGCCTCTACTGCCTCGGTTAGGACCCGAACTAAGGCAGTAGggtcttcttcttttttttgctTCTCCCGCCAGTCTTTATGCCTTGGTTGAGGCTAAACCGATGCAATAAGGGGGTTTTCTGCTTCGGTTATGGTCACAACCGAGGCATAttcccttatttttttttaaggatagGTTTGTTTTTGCAACATTCCCAACTATAGAAATAAACCTGCATATAATTTTACAGTCAGAACCGTCCAAAACAATCCAAAagcatatattttgaataaaaattatattaaaacataaatacattcaatgtaatcataaatcaacttcttaaagcataaatcaatccaatgtaatcataaatcaactttgaaacataaatcaatctaatgtacaaagttaaactaataataatgtacaaaagcataaaacaacttagaagcataaacttagaacttactatatcctaatatctactacatactattatataattgaattacatatttagTCAGTGCTTTCCTTATGAGTTTAAGTGATTTCTCTAGAATTGGAGTATTCATATTCAATCTTTGCATAAAacacaatgatttcaattagtgtatatgaaatctaaactatagagaaaataaaattcaaacataaatattatcGTTTGCCAACCACTGGTGTAATGTGCACGAATAATGGTCATCATCCAAAACATGACGTAG contains these protein-coding regions:
- the LOC106763519 gene encoding cytosolic sulfotransferase 15-like; translated protein: MALTEGLQAYEKEKLLLPLPKERGWGSRHLYLFQHFWCPSTHFQGVINFQNHFKAKDSDVIVASFPKSGTTWLKALTFSIVNRKRFSCSDNHPLLTSNSHELVPFLDFIFHGDNIQHKLSYLSNITEPRVFGTHIQFPSLSNSIKESNCKILYICRNPFDAFVSSWTFFNKTKSGSLHELTIEEALEKYCKGIVGFGPTWEHMLGYWKESIATPNKVLFLKYEELKEDANFYVRRVAEFLDCPFTEEEESNGVIESIRNLCSFEKMKILEVNKSGTFDRNIEKKYLFRKGEIGDWVNYFSPAMTEKLSKAIEEKLGYKEILINPIIYVVSVIVFGLVIRLSSIGPVAGFSCVAPSSTHYAKEHSDPLKIGVNTVEEAVKAVVALVYNRSQASSSITSIARLVSWTATFPPT